Proteins encoded together in one Streptomyces sp. TLI_171 window:
- a CDS encoding IS5 family transposase (programmed frameshift) — translation MSDDLVPDDLWDRVAPLLPPRPARRHRYPGRLPADDRAALRGIVYVLCKSVSWRDVPAERTGCSGITAWRRLRDWTEAGVWPRLHEVLLAELRTAGLLEMDDCAIDGSHARALKRGAHTGPSPVDRARPGSKHHLIVDRHGTPIAVTLTAGNRHDVTQLLPLLDAIPPIRGLCGRPRTRPRRLFADRGYDFDKYRRLLWKRGIKPLIARRGVAHGSGLGKTRWVFERTFAWLHQFKRLRIRYEIRADLHLSLLQLACSIICLRRLRTSF, via the exons GTGTCGGATGATCTTGTGCCTGATGACTTGTGGGATCGGGTGGCCCCGTTGCTGCCGCCGCGTCCCGCGCGGCGCCATCGCTATCCGGGCCGCTTGCCGGCGGATGACCGCGCGGCCCTTCGCGGCATCGTGTACGTGCTGTGCAAGAGCGTGAGCTGGCGGGACGTGCCTGCGGAGCGGACCGGGTGCAGCGGGATCACGGCCTGGCGCCGGCTGCGGGACTGGACCGAGGCCGGCGTGTGGCCGCGCCTGCACGAGGTCCTTCTCGCCGAGCTGCGAACCGCGGGCCTGCTGGAGATGGACGACTGCGCGATCGACGGCTCGCACGCCAGGGCTCTGA AAAGGGGGGCTCACACCGGACCTTCGCCGGTCGACCGGGCCAGGCCGGGCAGCAAACACCACCTGATCGTCGACCGCCACGGCACCCCGATCGCAGTCACCCTGACCGCCGGCAACCGCCACGACGTCACCCAGCTCCTGCCGCTCCTGGACGCGATCCCGCCGATCCGGGGACTGTGCGGACGCCCGCGGACACGGCCGCGCAGGCTGTTCGCCGACCGGGGCTACGACTTCGACAAGTACCGCCGCCTGCTTTGGAAGCGTGGGATCAAGCCGCTCATCGCCCGCCGCGGCGTCGCCCACGGCTCCGGACTCGGCAAGACCCGCTGGGTCTTCGAACGGACCTTCGCCTGGCTCCATCAGTTCAAACGCCTCCGCATCCGCTACGAGATACGCGCCGACCTCCACCTCAGCCTGCTCCAACTCGCCTGCAGCATCATCTGCTTGCGACGACTCCGAACCTCATTCTGA
- a CDS encoding OTU domain-containing protein, with product MLLVPGRGPWTDELVLGLPQARGLTPLELADLRHAYTAGLARQTLGVLGGLPGREEEGWWLERAVEAFQMFGSLDRLDAGPLVLPRQDYGVDLQGWLGAVADGRVPGSAELHRALTRLGARIEADPQPPDARGAMFLDTGLRVAEVVEWLGSHGGADAVRLFPRGVPGEALQRVQTGQAAVPPAVYARLRAAGLPPESQIRFTDYAAPSSTGRAQINHVVAARALHAWYAAGSGRAGELPPQPEVVRPADAGHDRITGHWYHDVSRGATAVTWETVEALHQAGMPDTSRIPHQDKEVRVHEYRLVASEEFVGALIERFRELPDGVEDLPADAAFHDAHNHSTKLAPCLEELRAGRIVPSAVQYRRLEEAGLAERLDLPAPPGRNQVNPVVAARALHAWYAAGSGRAGELPLFHAVVRPGDADHDPILGHWYHNVSWGKIAVTWETLEALHRAGMPDTSLTRGQDKEVRREHEYRLVASEEFVGALIESFRELPDGVEDLPADAAFHDAHEHPTKFAPCLEGLRAGRIVPSVVQYRRLKKAGLAQRLNLPAPPGRNQINPVVAARALRAWYASGSGRAGELPLFHAVVRPGDADHDPISGHWYHDVSLGKTAVTWETLEALHQAGMPDTSLTRGGKWRVHEYKLVASEEFVTALIDRFRHLPDNAGVEDLPVDAAFHDAHNHSTKFAPCLEELRAGRIVPSVVQYRRLKKEGLAERLDLPAPPGRNQIDPAVAVGALDAWYAAGSGRAGKLPPKDAMVRPGDADHDRITGEWYYKVKTGGTAVTWETLEALHRVGMPGASLTRAQGGEPRGHAYKIVPSREALLALADYLATPRDGGGDAVAGSVAPLPGPGEGGFFTDAHNQKFPLGGYFDNHRKDQPPRPQDILKLLDLGEPGMAVVRALDIQLTQAQQRHATKTAKAKAGTGKAEAKTGKAGTGKAKAKAKTGKAGTAGKAKAGKAKAGTAGKAGAGAARRAAVTDVGAGAVVVAGAGAEGRAAKRRRTAPTRAAAGAGGGPLPGWSRYLNKQQIAYLSQHGLTPYSPPGDGDCFYHALLSLTPETFTAVDPSLTSPQALRAHMAEVLRAELRNPPGDRPLWNALEDPAIPLHQQFVGIADLDPQETARRRAQVIAEISTAGSWNNDTAGATPYLFRLHFNLDLHILHSNGTTAPLLDDPDGRFPRPPAPHTPSSSAKTTGSPSPPTPPPPPAAPTPPPRTPTQTTPPAPTTPPARTTPPARTRPRQPTPHPTNTSSSTPHRRDAARDHRRPRHRTPPHTTDAMDTTDADDPTHPQNIDALLRLLETLPALDTPEQTAPDNPPDPLIGTFHPLGMLGTSEPQTAPDNPPDPLIGTFHPLGMLGTSEPQTAPDNPPDPLIGTLDQLGTLGTFDPSDPLGMSNMFGRSWALPASDDTHNPLDPFDPLGAFGASARARADGNWSGFERWLDHPADITDTALTGHDDDLAPAPAPMDIDPTSSPGPGPDHHPAPHTTLLSQTGRNAYNILSGQPPAHNNPHHPRETPNPPPHRHTTTTTDMMDLTGPTSPPY from the coding sequence GTGCTGCTGGTACCCGGGCGGGGGCCGTGGACGGACGAGCTGGTCCTGGGGCTCCCGCAGGCCCGGGGTCTGACACCGCTGGAGCTGGCGGATCTGCGTCATGCCTATACCGCGGGGCTGGCGCGGCAGACGCTCGGGGTGCTGGGGGGGTTGCCCGGGCGGGAGGAGGAGGGGTGGTGGCTGGAGCGGGCGGTGGAGGCGTTCCAGATGTTCGGGTCGTTGGACCGGTTGGACGCCGGGCCGCTGGTCCTGCCCAGGCAGGACTACGGGGTGGACCTGCAGGGCTGGCTGGGCGCGGTCGCCGACGGCCGTGTCCCGGGCAGTGCGGAGTTGCACCGTGCGCTGACCCGTCTGGGGGCCCGTATCGAGGCGGATCCGCAGCCGCCCGACGCCCGGGGCGCGATGTTCCTGGACACCGGTTTGAGGGTGGCGGAGGTCGTCGAATGGCTCGGGAGCCACGGGGGCGCCGATGCCGTGCGCCTCTTCCCCCGCGGGGTCCCGGGCGAGGCCCTGCAGCGGGTGCAGACCGGGCAGGCCGCGGTGCCCCCGGCGGTGTATGCCAGGCTGCGCGCCGCGGGACTGCCTCCCGAGTCCCAGATCCGTTTCACCGACTACGCCGCACCATCGTCCACCGGCCGGGCCCAGATCAACCACGTCGTGGCCGCCCGGGCGCTGCACGCCTGGTATGCCGCCGGCTCGGGCCGCGCCGGCGAACTCCCGCCCCAGCCCGAGGTGGTGCGGCCGGCCGACGCCGGCCACGACCGGATCACCGGGCACTGGTACCACGACGTCAGCAGGGGCGCGACCGCGGTGACGTGGGAGACGGTGGAGGCGCTGCACCAGGCCGGCATGCCCGATACCAGCCGCATCCCCCACCAGGACAAGGAGGTGCGGGTGCACGAGTACAGGCTCGTCGCGTCGGAGGAGTTCGTCGGCGCGTTGATCGAGCGCTTCCGCGAGCTGCCGGACGGTGTCGAGGACCTGCCGGCCGACGCGGCCTTCCACGACGCCCACAACCACTCCACCAAGCTCGCCCCCTGCCTCGAGGAACTGCGCGCAGGGAGGATCGTGCCCTCCGCGGTGCAGTACCGGAGGCTGGAGGAGGCGGGCCTGGCCGAACGCCTGGACCTGCCCGCACCCCCCGGCCGAAACCAGGTCAACCCCGTCGTGGCCGCCCGGGCGCTGCACGCCTGGTATGCCGCCGGCTCGGGCCGCGCCGGCGAACTCCCACTCTTTCATGCGGTGGTGCGGCCGGGCGACGCCGACCACGACCCCATCCTCGGGCACTGGTACCACAACGTCAGCTGGGGCAAGATCGCGGTGACGTGGGAGACGCTGGAGGCGCTGCACCGCGCCGGCATGCCCGACACCAGCCTCACCCGCGGCCAGGACAAGGAGGTGCGGCGGGAGCACGAGTACAGGCTCGTCGCGTCGGAGGAGTTCGTCGGCGCGTTGATCGAGAGCTTCCGCGAGCTGCCGGACGGTGTCGAGGACCTGCCGGCCGACGCGGCCTTCCACGACGCCCACGAGCACCCCACCAAGTTCGCCCCCTGCCTCGAGGGACTGCGCGCAGGGAGGATCGTGCCCTCCGTGGTGCAGTACCGGAGGCTGAAGAAGGCGGGCCTGGCCCAACGCCTGAACCTGCCCGCACCCCCCGGCCGAAACCAGATCAACCCCGTTGTGGCCGCCCGGGCGCTGCGCGCCTGGTATGCCTCCGGCTCGGGCCGCGCCGGCGAACTCCCACTCTTTCATGCGGTGGTGCGGCCGGGCGACGCCGACCACGACCCCATCTCCGGGCACTGGTACCACGACGTCAGCTTGGGTAAGACCGCGGTGACGTGGGAGACGCTGGAGGCGCTGCACCAGGCCGGCATGCCCGACACCAGCCTCACCCGCGGCGGGAAGTGGCGGGTGCACGAGTACAAGCTCGTCGCGTCGGAGGAGTTCGTCACCGCGTTGATCGACCGCTTCCGCCACCTGCCGGACAATGCCGGTGTCGAGGACCTGCCGGTCGACGCGGCCTTCCACGACGCCCACAACCACTCCACCAAGTTCGCCCCCTGCCTCGAGGAACTGCGCGCAGGGAGGATCGTGCCCTCCGTGGTGCAGTACCGGAGGCTGAAGAAGGAGGGCCTGGCCGAACGCCTGGACCTGCCCGCACCCCCCGGCCGAAACCAGATCGACCCCGCCGTGGCCGTCGGGGCGCTGGACGCCTGGTATGCCGCCGGCTCGGGCCGCGCCGGCAAACTCCCACCCAAGGACGCGATGGTGCGGCCGGGCGACGCCGACCACGACCGGATCACCGGGGAGTGGTACTACAAGGTCAAGACAGGCGGCACGGCGGTGACGTGGGAGACGCTGGAGGCGCTGCACCGCGTCGGCATGCCCGGCGCCAGCCTCACCCGCGCTCAGGGTGGGGAGCCGCGGGGGCACGCGTACAAGATCGTCCCGTCGAGGGAGGCGTTGCTGGCTCTGGCGGATTACCTCGCGACCCCGCGCGATGGCGGCGGGGACGCGGTGGCCGGGTCGGTGGCGCCGCTGCCCGGCCCGGGGGAGGGCGGCTTCTTCACCGACGCCCACAACCAGAAGTTCCCCCTGGGCGGCTACTTCGACAACCACCGGAAGGACCAGCCACCCCGCCCCCAGGACATCCTGAAACTCCTCGACCTCGGCGAGCCCGGCATGGCCGTCGTCCGAGCACTGGACATCCAACTCACCCAGGCACAGCAGCGCCACGCCACCAAGACCGCGAAAGCAAAAGCGGGGACAGGTAAAGCAGAGGCGAAGACGGGGAAGGCGGGGACGGGGAAGGCGAAAGCGAAGGCGAAGACCGGGAAGGCGGGGACGGCGGGGAAGGCGAAGGCGGGGAAGGCGAAGGCGGGGACGGCGGGGAAGGCGGGGGCGGGGGCTGCTCGGCGGGCGGCGGTCACCGACGTCGGTGCGGGCGCCGTGGTCGTGGCCGGTGCCGGAGCGGAGGGCCGGGCGGCCAAGCGCCGCCGGACCGCACCGACACGAGCGGCGGCCGGGGCGGGAGGCGGCCCGCTGCCGGGCTGGAGCCGCTACCTCAACAAGCAGCAGATCGCCTACCTGTCACAGCACGGGCTGACCCCCTACAGCCCTCCCGGTGACGGGGACTGCTTCTACCACGCCCTGCTGTCCCTGACACCAGAGACGTTCACCGCGGTGGACCCCTCCCTGACCAGCCCGCAGGCCCTGCGCGCCCACATGGCCGAGGTACTGCGCGCGGAACTGCGCAACCCACCGGGCGACCGCCCCCTGTGGAACGCCCTCGAGGACCCCGCGATCCCCCTGCACCAGCAATTCGTCGGCATCGCCGACCTGGACCCACAGGAGACCGCCCGACGACGCGCACAGGTGATCGCCGAGATCTCCACCGCCGGCAGCTGGAACAACGACACCGCCGGCGCCACCCCCTACCTCTTCCGCCTCCACTTCAACCTCGACCTGCACATACTCCACTCCAACGGCACCACCGCCCCCCTCCTCGACGACCCCGACGGCCGATTCCCCCGCCCACCGGCCCCACACACACCCTCGTCCTCAGCCAAAACCACTGGCTCGCCCTCACCCCCAACCCCACCACCACCGCCAGCGGCCCCAACACCACCACCGCGAACCCCGACACAAACCACACCACCAGCACCAACCACACCACCGGCACGAACCACACCACCGGCACGAACCAGGCCCCGACAACCGACCCCCCACCCCACCAACACCAGCAGCAGCACCCCGCACCGAAGGGACGCAGCCCGGGACCACCGACGACCACGACACCGCACACCCCCGCACACCACAGACGCCATGGACACCACAGACGCCGACGACCCCACCCACCCGCAAAACATCGACGCCCTCCTGCGCCTGCTGGAAACCCTCCCCGCCCTCGACACACCAGAGCAGACCGCACCGGACAACCCCCCCGACCCGCTCATCGGGACGTTCCACCCGCTCGGGATGCTCGGCACGTCCGAACCGCAGACCGCACCGGACAACCCCCCCGACCCGCTCATCGGGACGTTCCACCCGCTCGGGATGCTCGGCACGTCCGAACCGCAGACCGCACCGGACAACCCCCCCGACCCGCTCATCGGGACGCTCGACCAGCTCGGGACGCTCGGGACGTTCGACCCGAGCGACCCGCTCGGGATGTCCAACATGTTCGGGCGATCCTGGGCGCTCCCCGCATCGGACGACACCCACAACCCACTCGACCCGTTCGACCCACTCGGGGCGTTCGGGGCGTCGGCCCGGGCCCGGGCGGACGGGAACTGGTCCGGGTTCGAGCGCTGGCTCGACCACCCGGCGGACATCACGGACACGGCACTAACGGGCCACGACGACGACCTCGCCCCCGCCCCCGCCCCCATGGACATCGACCCGACATCGAGCCCCGGACCAGGCCCGGACCACCACCCCGCCCCACACACCACGCTCCTGTCACAAACCGGACGAAACGCCTACAACATCCTGTCCGGACAACCCCCGGCACACAACAACCCCCACCACCCCCGCGAAACACCCAACCCCCCTCCCCACCGACACACGACCACAACAACGGACATGATGGACCTCACCGGCCCGACAAGCCCGCCTTACTGA
- a CDS encoding ISL3 family transposase produces the protein MFSGLSALVVEGVADEGEVIRVSARTRDNPVPCPACGRPSGRVHGFHGRRVADVPVDGRRVVVSVRLRRLVCPVLGCSRQTFREQVPGVVERYQRRTRRLSDQLGAVVKELAGRAGARLSRALTCAISRSTALRLLMRQTLPPRRVPRVLGVDDFALKRRHRYATVLIDAETGERIDVLPGRTTQALTAWLHEHPAIEVVCRDGSGCYGEAIRQALPEAVQVSDRWHLWSNLCHRVLAEVRSHAACWATAVNPVRPGGMREQTTRERWHKVHDLLGQGVGLLECARRLDVALNTVKRYSRMKEPTGDHRAPRYKPTLVDPYREHLRRRRAEDPAVPVTHLLREIKELGYTGSANLLVRYLTQGRAEGDRPVTTPKHFARLLLTRPENLRDKDTSLLQELVQTCPEMAELACLTHEFATLLAPAEGNAAKLTDWITKVRTADLPQLHSFAKGLELDRTAVNAGLTLPYSNGRTEGVNTRTKRIMRQMHGRAGFPLLRHRILLP, from the coding sequence GTGTTTTCGGGCCTGTCAGCCTTGGTCGTCGAGGGTGTGGCGGACGAGGGCGAGGTCATCCGGGTGTCGGCGCGGACGCGGGACAATCCGGTGCCGTGCCCGGCGTGCGGGCGGCCGTCGGGGCGGGTGCACGGCTTCCACGGGCGGAGGGTCGCGGACGTCCCGGTCGACGGGCGGAGGGTCGTGGTGTCGGTGCGGCTGCGGCGGCTGGTGTGCCCAGTGCTCGGCTGCTCGCGGCAGACGTTCCGCGAGCAGGTCCCCGGCGTCGTGGAGCGCTACCAGCGCCGCACCAGACGACTTTCCGACCAACTCGGTGCCGTGGTCAAGGAGTTAGCGGGCCGGGCGGGTGCCCGCCTCTCTCGCGCGCTGACGTGCGCAATCTCCCGCTCGACCGCCCTTCGTCTACTGATGCGCCAGACGCTGCCGCCCCGTCGCGTCCCGCGCGTGCTCGGCGTCGACGACTTCGCCCTCAAGCGCCGGCACCGCTACGCGACCGTGCTCATCGACGCCGAGACCGGCGAGCGGATCGACGTCCTGCCCGGCCGCACCACCCAGGCCCTGACCGCGTGGCTGCACGAGCACCCCGCGATCGAGGTGGTCTGCCGGGACGGATCCGGCTGCTACGGAGAGGCGATCCGCCAGGCCCTGCCCGAAGCGGTGCAGGTCAGCGACAGATGGCACCTCTGGTCGAACCTGTGCCACAGGGTCTTGGCCGAGGTCCGCTCCCACGCCGCCTGCTGGGCCACCGCCGTGAACCCCGTCCGACCCGGTGGCATGCGCGAGCAGACCACCCGCGAGCGGTGGCACAAGGTCCACGACCTGCTCGGCCAGGGCGTCGGCCTGCTCGAATGCGCCCGCAGACTCGACGTCGCCCTGAACACCGTCAAGCGGTACTCCCGCATGAAGGAGCCCACTGGCGATCACCGCGCGCCTCGCTACAAGCCCACGCTCGTCGACCCTTACCGCGAGCACCTGCGCAGGCGCCGGGCCGAGGACCCCGCAGTGCCGGTCACCCACCTCCTGCGCGAGATCAAGGAACTCGGCTATACCGGCAGCGCGAACCTGCTGGTCCGCTACCTCACCCAAGGCCGCGCCGAGGGCGACAGGCCCGTCACCACGCCGAAGCACTTCGCCCGCCTCCTGCTCACCCGCCCCGAGAACCTCCGCGACAAGGACACCTCACTCCTGCAGGAACTCGTCCAGACCTGCCCCGAGATGGCCGAACTCGCATGCCTCACGCACGAGTTCGCCACGCTGCTGGCACCGGCCGAGGGCAACGCCGCAAAGCTCACCGACTGGATCACCAAGGTCCGCACCGCCGACCTTCCCCAGCTGCACTCCTTCGCCAAAGGTCTCGAACTCGACCGCACCGCCGTCAATGCCGGACTCACCCTCCCCTACAGCAACGGCCGCACCGAGGGCGTCAACACCCGAACCAAACGGATCATGCGGCAGATGCACGGCCGAGCCGGCTTCCCTCTGCTCCGCCACCGAATCCTCCTCCCGTGA
- a CDS encoding IS5 family transposase, whose translation MTDAEWSEIKDLLPVPAWMNGRGGQPEAHCHRQMLDAIRYLVDNGIKWRAMPVDFPAWDRVYAFWRRWRDRGLVREFHDRLRRKVRGSEGRNAEPTAAIIDSQSIRGAASVPASSRGFDGAKKTNGRKRHIIVDCLGLLLMVLVTPADTTDRDAACGMLPHLVARYRTIRLLWADGGYTGRLVDWAKDTLRLTLEIVKRSDAQSGFVVLPRRWVVERTLAWLMRSRRLARDYETLPASSEAAVLWSMTMLMGRRLARNRARQVTRLFLAA comes from the coding sequence ATGACGGACGCCGAATGGTCCGAGATCAAGGACCTGCTGCCCGTGCCGGCGTGGATGAACGGCAGGGGCGGTCAGCCGGAGGCCCACTGCCACCGGCAGATGCTGGATGCAATCCGCTACCTGGTCGACAACGGCATCAAATGGCGCGCGATGCCGGTCGACTTCCCCGCCTGGGACCGGGTCTACGCCTTCTGGCGCCGCTGGCGCGACCGAGGGCTGGTCAGGGAGTTCCACGACCGGCTCCGCCGCAAGGTCCGCGGGAGCGAGGGCCGCAACGCCGAACCGACCGCGGCGATCATCGACTCGCAGTCCATCCGGGGCGCCGCGTCCGTGCCGGCCTCATCAAGGGGCTTCGACGGCGCCAAGAAGACCAACGGCCGCAAGCGGCACATCATCGTGGACTGCCTCGGGCTCCTGCTGATGGTTCTGGTCACCCCGGCCGACACCACCGACCGCGACGCCGCCTGCGGCATGCTGCCCCACCTCGTCGCCCGCTACCGGACGATTCGACTGCTGTGGGCCGACGGCGGCTACACCGGACGCCTGGTCGACTGGGCCAAAGACACGCTCCGGCTCACGCTCGAGATCGTCAAACGCAGCGACGCCCAGAGCGGGTTCGTCGTGCTGCCTCGCAGGTGGGTCGTCGAGCGGACCCTGGCCTGGCTGATGCGCTCACGCCGCCTGGCCCGCGACTACGAGACCCTGCCCGCCAGCAGCGAAGCCGCCGTCCTGTGGTCGATGACCATGCTCATGGGACGCCGACTCGCCCGGAACCGCGCCCGCCAGGTCACCCGGTTGTTCCTCGCGGCGTGA